The genomic stretch CGGTCGGGCCGGGCAGGTCCATGAAACGCTGGTGATACTCAGCCATGGTGGCCTCATCCACCAGGAGGATCGACAGATCCGCCTGAGGATGGATCCGCAGGCGGCTGAGGGCGAACCGGGCCAGGGCCACCAGTCCCAGTTCGTCGGCCTGAACCCCGGATTCGTTGTTGATGTCAATCATCTGCCGCCCCTGCCCTGTTGGATGCTGTCATAGGAATCGTAGGCGGCGACGATTCTGCCGACCAGTCTGTGACGCACCACGTCACGGGCGGTCAGGGTGCAGAAGGCGATGTCCTCGACGCCATCGAGAATCTGGGTGACCTGTCGCAACCCGCTGCGCACCCCACCGGGAAGGTCGATCTGGGTGATGTCACCGGTCACCACCACCTTGGATCCGAACCCGAGCCGGGTGAGGAACATCTTCATCTGCTCCGAGGAGGTGTTCTGGGCCTCGTCCAGGATGATGAAGGCGTCGTTGAGGGTGCGGCCGCGCATGTAGGCCAGGGGCGCCACCTCAATGGTGCCGGAGGTCAGGAGCTTCGGCACCGAGTCGGCCTCAACCATGTCGTGCAACGCGTCGTAGAGGGGGCGCAGATAGGGATCGATCTTGTCGTTCAGGGTGCCCGGCAGGAATCCCAGCCGCTCCCCCGCCTCGATCGCGGGGCGGGTCAGGATGATGCGGCTCACCTGTTTGGACTGCAGGGCCTGCACCGCCTTCGCCATGGCCAGGTAGGTCTTTCCGGTGCCCGCCGGACCGATGCCGAAAACCACCGTGTGCCGATCGATAGCGTCCACGTAGCGTTTCTGGTTGAGGGTCTTGGGCCGCACGGTCCTGCCGCGAGCGGAGATGATGTCGGCGGTGAGGATCTCGGAAGGTTTCAGGTCCTCGACAGCCAGGTTGATCACCCGCTCCACGGTTTCCTCGCTCAACCCCTGGCCGGTACGGATTATGGTGATGAGTTCCGTCAGGATCTCGACGGCGGAGGCCACGTCCTCCGGTTCCCCGGTCACCGTCACCTGGCTGCCACGAACGTGGATGTCCGCGGCGAGCCGATCCTCCAAAACCCGCAGGAAGGCGTCCCGGGGACCGAGCAGCGTCACCATATCGATGGAGGCCGGAACCGTGACAACCCGGCTTGCCCGCTGAACTTCGTCTCCCACAAGTTCCCTTTCACGACCCGGACGACCCGGGCTCATGGTGATCCAGCTTAGATGCTACGGACGGAAACCGAACGACCAGGTCCAGTTGACCCCGGTTCACCCGGCTTGAAATGCCGACCAGGCCGCTTTCAGTACATCGGCCGCCACCTGGAGGCCTTCGATGCGTCCGAGTTCGGTGTCCTCGTGCTCGATGTTGAGGCACATGTCAGGATCCACGTCGTGAAGGGCCCGTATGAAATCGGCCCAGTAGGCCACGTCATGTCCCTTGCCCAGCGCGACGAAGTCCCACGATGAATCTTTCGGCCATTCGTTGACCCATTCATCGCCGCCAAGATTGACGCGTGGTTCGTCCGAAGACAACCGGCGGAAACCATTGTCCAGGACGCCATTCAACCTGGCGTTCTCGACATTGATCCGAACGTCCTTCGCTGCGGCGTGGAGGATCAGTGGCCCGAGTTCACGAACCACAGCAATCGGATCGGCCTGCTGCCAGAACAGGTGCGAGGCATCCATCTCGACACCAATGTTCGTTGCACCGGTCAACTCCACCAGCTTGCGAATGTCGCGAGCATTGAACACCAGGTTCTGGGGGTGCAGCTCAAGCGCCACCTTGACCCCATGATCCCCGGCGAGCTGGTCGATCTCGCTCCAGAACCTCGTGGCGATCTCCCACTGATAGTCGAGCACGTCGAGCGCAGCCGAGTTCCAAGCGTTGACGATCCAGTTCGGATGCAGGGTTCCGGGCTCGCCACCGGGCAACCCGGACATGGTCACCACTCGTTTCTGCCCGAGCGCGGCCGCCGCGCGAATGGAACGGCGGACATCCTCGGCGTGCTTCTCCCCGATGACAGGGTTGGGATGGAGAGGATTGCCGTTGCAGTTGAGGCCCGCGATCTCCACACCGGTGCCGTCGAAGCGCGCCAGATAGACCTTCGCCGCCGCCGGGTCGGTGATGATCTCGTCGATCTCGGGAATGTGCACCGGGGGCAGGAAACCACCTGAGTTGATCTCAATGCCATTCAACCCGAGGTCGGCGATCACCTTGATCGCGTCCTCCAGTGGGCGGTCGTGCAGAATCGCGTTGTAGACGCCGAGTTTCACAGGTTCACCTGCTTTCCGTTGCCTGCGGCCGACTGGGCGACTGCCGCAAGGATTTCCATATTGTGAACCCCCTCGTCGAAGGATGCG from Arachnia propionica encodes the following:
- a CDS encoding PhoH family protein, translating into MVTLLGPRDAFLRVLEDRLAADIHVRGSQVTVTGEPEDVASAVEILTELITIIRTGQGLSEETVERVINLAVEDLKPSEILTADIISARGRTVRPKTLNQKRYVDAIDRHTVVFGIGPAGTGKTYLAMAKAVQALQSKQVSRIILTRPAIEAGERLGFLPGTLNDKIDPYLRPLYDALHDMVEADSVPKLLTSGTIEVAPLAYMRGRTLNDAFIILDEAQNTSSEQMKMFLTRLGFGSKVVVTGDITQIDLPGGVRSGLRQVTQILDGVEDIAFCTLTARDVVRHRLVGRIVAAYDSYDSIQQGRGGR
- a CDS encoding sugar phosphate isomerase/epimerase → MKLGVYNAILHDRPLEDAIKVIADLGLNGIEINSGGFLPPVHIPEIDEIITDPAAAKVYLARFDGTGVEIAGLNCNGNPLHPNPVIGEKHAEDVRRSIRAAAALGQKRVVTMSGLPGGEPGTLHPNWIVNAWNSAALDVLDYQWEIATRFWSEIDQLAGDHGVKVALELHPQNLVFNARDIRKLVELTGATNIGVEMDASHLFWQQADPIAVVRELGPLILHAAAKDVRINVENARLNGVLDNGFRRLSSDEPRVNLGGDEWVNEWPKDSSWDFVALGKGHDVAYWADFIRALHDVDPDMCLNIEHEDTELGRIEGLQVAADVLKAAWSAFQAG